Proteins co-encoded in one Actinomadura luteofluorescens genomic window:
- a CDS encoding ABC transporter permease, with the protein MAGVRGRLAPYLMILPGGLWLAAFFLVPIVLMVSLSLQTGNLIDGFQQTLHWRNYTDGLSTYGDKFVRSLWYGLVATVACIVIAYPAAYWIAFRGGRAKSTYLFLLLLPYFVSFILRTVSWKLVLTDNGPILGPLRDHGVLPEGFHVLDTGVAVVSGLAYNFLPFMVLPIYVALERIDPRVVEAAYDLYASRAQAFLRVILPLSLPGVFAGVIMTFVPVSSDYVNAEVLGGPQNTMIGNVIQTEYFNNSAYPTASALSFALMAILLVGIFAYARTLGTQDVLEAAGR; encoded by the coding sequence ATGGCGGGGGTGCGGGGGCGGCTCGCGCCGTACCTCATGATCCTGCCGGGCGGGCTGTGGCTGGCGGCGTTCTTCCTCGTCCCGATCGTGCTGATGGTGTCCCTGTCGCTGCAGACCGGGAACCTCATCGACGGCTTCCAGCAGACGCTGCACTGGCGGAACTACACCGACGGGCTCAGCACCTACGGCGACAAGTTCGTCCGGTCGCTCTGGTACGGGCTGGTCGCGACGGTCGCGTGCATCGTGATCGCCTATCCGGCCGCGTACTGGATCGCGTTCCGGGGCGGGCGCGCCAAGTCGACGTACCTGTTCCTGCTGCTGCTCCCGTACTTCGTCTCGTTCATCCTGCGGACGGTGTCGTGGAAGCTCGTCCTCACCGACAACGGGCCGATCCTCGGGCCGCTGCGCGACCACGGCGTCCTGCCGGAGGGCTTCCACGTCCTCGACACCGGCGTCGCGGTCGTGTCCGGGCTCGCCTACAACTTCCTGCCGTTCATGGTCCTGCCGATCTACGTGGCGCTCGAACGCATCGACCCGCGCGTGGTGGAGGCGGCCTACGACCTGTACGCGAGCCGCGCGCAGGCGTTCCTGCGGGTCATCCTGCCGCTGTCGCTGCCCGGCGTGTTCGCCGGCGTGATCATGACGTTCGTGCCGGTGTCGTCGGACTACGTCAACGCCGAGGTGCTGGGCGGCCCGCAGAACACCATGATCGGCAACGTCATCCAGACCGAGTACTTCAACAACAGCGCCTACCCGACGGCGTCCGCGCTGTCGTTCGCGCTGATGGCGATCCTGCTCGTCGGGATCTTCGCCTACGCGCGCACGCTCGGCACGCAGGACGTCCTGGAGGCGGCGGGACGATGA
- a CDS encoding polyamine ABC transporter substrate-binding protein: protein MSQFDPAFLRGLTRPRLARSSAGGPARRDVLRLMGAAGAGLALSACGVKGQGGKEKVSQSDVEKYWAGKAKNGRLNWANWPGYMQDDRETIKAFEKETGVKVTYKEVIQEMGPWFGKIQAPLAAGQSIGFDLMVMTNGIQLEQCRQLGYLAPLDLSKLPNFQANAGPSFKNPSYDPGNAFTVPYESGVTGIAYNTKYVKEEITSIAQLFDPKYKGKVGMMGDSQELGNFGMFLLGIDPEKSTKADWEKAAAKLREQRDKGIVRKYYSQDYVDAVSKGDVWMTMAWSGDVYSLTSPDVKFVVPREGGTIWTDNLCVPKTAENPVDALTLMDWLFVPENNAPLTEFINYMPPIPATQKLIARKAEQAGGADKKDLTRLSTSPLIFPSQADLARLRHYRRLTQAEETEYQKIFEPISKGS from the coding sequence GTGAGCCAGTTCGACCCCGCATTCCTCCGCGGACTCACAAGGCCGCGCCTGGCGCGTTCCAGCGCGGGCGGCCCGGCCCGCCGCGACGTCCTGAGACTGATGGGCGCGGCGGGCGCCGGGCTCGCCCTGTCGGCGTGCGGGGTGAAGGGGCAGGGCGGCAAGGAGAAGGTCAGCCAGAGCGACGTCGAGAAGTACTGGGCGGGCAAGGCGAAGAACGGCAGGCTCAACTGGGCGAACTGGCCCGGCTACATGCAGGACGACCGGGAGACCATCAAGGCGTTCGAGAAGGAGACGGGCGTCAAGGTGACCTACAAGGAGGTCATCCAGGAGATGGGCCCGTGGTTCGGCAAGATCCAGGCGCCGCTGGCGGCCGGCCAGTCCATCGGCTTCGACCTGATGGTGATGACGAACGGCATCCAGCTGGAGCAGTGCCGCCAGCTCGGCTACCTGGCGCCCCTCGACCTGTCGAAACTGCCGAACTTCCAGGCGAACGCGGGCCCGTCCTTCAAGAACCCCTCCTACGACCCGGGCAACGCCTTCACGGTCCCGTACGAGTCGGGCGTCACCGGCATCGCGTACAACACCAAGTACGTGAAGGAGGAGATCACCAGCATCGCGCAGCTGTTCGACCCGAAGTACAAGGGCAAGGTCGGCATGATGGGCGACTCGCAGGAGCTCGGGAACTTCGGGATGTTCCTGCTCGGCATCGACCCGGAGAAGTCGACGAAGGCGGACTGGGAGAAGGCCGCCGCCAAGCTGCGCGAGCAGCGCGACAAGGGCATCGTCCGCAAGTACTACAGCCAGGACTACGTCGACGCCGTCAGCAAGGGCGACGTGTGGATGACGATGGCGTGGTCCGGGGACGTGTACAGCCTGACGAGCCCGGACGTGAAGTTCGTGGTGCCCAGGGAGGGCGGCACGATCTGGACCGACAACCTGTGCGTCCCGAAGACGGCCGAGAACCCGGTGGACGCGCTGACCCTCATGGACTGGCTCTTCGTCCCGGAGAACAACGCGCCGCTGACCGAGTTCATCAACTACATGCCGCCGATCCCGGCGACCCAGAAGCTCATCGCGCGGAAGGCGGAGCAGGCCGGCGGCGCGGACAAGAAGGACCTCACCCGGCTCAGCACCAGCCCGCTGATCTTCCCGTCGCAGGCGGACCTGGCGCGGCTGCGGCACTACCGGCGGCTCACGCAGGCCGAGGAGACCGAGTACCAGAAGATCTTCGAGCCGATCTCCAAGGGATCGTGA
- a CDS encoding ABC transporter ATP-binding protein: MTETQPAAARDDPARTVPAIELVGVEKDYHAYGETVAAVRGVDLSIAEGEFFSLLGPSGCGKTTTMRMIAGFEEPTAGRVRLHGRDVTDVPPNRRDVNMVFQSYALFPHMSVFENVAFGLRRRGVPKAQLTRRVGEMLEIVDLAGREKRRPAELSGGQQQRVALARALVNEPRALLLDEPLGALDLKLRQAMQVELKRIQRGVGVTFVYVTHDQGEALTMSDRIAVMNDGVIEQLGTPREIYEHPATRFVAGFIGTSNLLDGEVTGAGPNSAVLSHGPDGRIEVPMLRGREAVAGERVELTVRPEKIGIGPDRPGDGQCAVRGTVTEVVYLGTSTNYNITTSAGADVVVFVQNATSADDLAVRGDSVWLSWDPRHSYAIGAPQ; encoded by the coding sequence ATGACCGAGACCCAGCCCGCCGCGGCGCGCGACGATCCGGCCCGCACGGTCCCCGCGATCGAGCTCGTGGGAGTCGAGAAGGACTACCACGCCTACGGTGAGACCGTGGCGGCCGTCCGCGGCGTCGACCTGTCGATCGCGGAGGGGGAGTTCTTCTCCCTGCTCGGACCGTCCGGATGCGGCAAGACGACGACCATGCGAATGATCGCCGGCTTCGAGGAGCCGACGGCGGGTCGGGTCCGGCTCCATGGGCGGGACGTCACGGACGTGCCTCCCAACAGGCGCGACGTGAACATGGTGTTCCAGTCGTACGCGCTCTTCCCCCACATGAGCGTCTTCGAGAACGTCGCGTTCGGCCTGCGCCGGCGCGGCGTTCCGAAGGCGCAGCTCACCCGGCGGGTGGGGGAGATGCTGGAGATCGTCGATCTGGCGGGACGGGAGAAGCGCCGTCCCGCCGAGCTGTCCGGCGGCCAGCAGCAGCGGGTCGCGCTGGCGCGGGCGCTGGTGAACGAGCCGCGGGCGCTGCTGCTGGACGAGCCGCTCGGCGCCCTCGACCTGAAGCTGCGCCAGGCGATGCAGGTCGAGCTGAAGCGGATCCAGCGGGGGGTCGGCGTCACGTTCGTGTACGTGACGCACGACCAGGGCGAGGCGCTGACGATGTCGGACCGCATCGCCGTCATGAACGACGGGGTGATCGAGCAGCTCGGCACGCCGCGGGAGATCTACGAGCATCCCGCGACGCGGTTCGTGGCCGGGTTCATCGGGACGTCCAACCTGCTGGACGGTGAGGTCACGGGGGCCGGGCCGAACAGCGCGGTGCTGTCCCACGGCCCGGACGGTCGGATCGAGGTCCCGATGCTCCGCGGACGGGAGGCCGTCGCGGGGGAGCGGGTGGAGCTGACCGTCCGCCCCGAGAAGATCGGCATCGGGCCGGACAGGCCGGGGGACGGGCAGTGCGCCGTCCGGGGCACCGTGACCGAGGTCGTGTACCTCGGCACGTCGACGAACTACAACATCACCACCTCCGCCGGCGCCGACGTCGTCGTGTTCGTGCAGAACGCGACGTCCGCCGACGATCTCGCCGTGCGCGGCGACAGCGTCTGGTTGTCGTGGGATCCGCGCCACTCGTACGCCATAGGAGCCCCGCAGTGA
- a CDS encoding gamma-aminobutyraldehyde dehydrogenase, which produces MSGERLRNFIGGEYVDAKDGRTLEVVDPSNGETYAEAPVSGAEDVDAAFRAASDAFPAWRDATPGERSLAMLRFADAVEKRAEDLVRAESRDTGKPVQMTLDEEVPPMVDNLRFFAGASRVLEGKASAEYMADHTSSVRREPIGVCAQVTPWNYPMMMAVWKIGPALATGNTVVLKPSETTPASTLMLAEIAAEFLPPGVFNVVCGDRGTGRSLVEHPTPQMVSITGSVRAGMEVAASAAKDLKRVHLELGGKAPVVVFDDADVEAAATGIAEAGYFNAGQDCTAATRVLVAERLHGEFTEALAEAAKGTVVGPPSDADAFYGPVNSANQLERVQGFIERAPSHAKVLAGGERVGDRGYFFAPTVVDGLKQDDEMVQNEVFGPVITVQSFSDEAQALEWANGVKYGLAASVWTQNHGRAMRMSKALDFGAVWVNTHIPLVSEMPHGGFKHSGYGKDMSMYGIEDYTRVKHVMHYIGG; this is translated from the coding sequence ATGAGCGGCGAGAGGCTGCGCAACTTTATCGGCGGAGAGTACGTCGACGCCAAGGACGGGCGGACGCTGGAGGTGGTCGACCCCAGCAACGGCGAGACGTACGCGGAGGCGCCCGTGTCCGGCGCCGAGGACGTCGACGCCGCGTTCCGTGCGGCGTCCGACGCGTTCCCCGCCTGGCGCGACGCCACGCCGGGTGAGCGGAGCCTGGCGATGCTGCGCTTCGCGGACGCGGTCGAGAAGCGGGCGGAGGACCTCGTCCGGGCGGAGAGCCGGGACACCGGCAAGCCGGTCCAGATGACCCTGGACGAGGAGGTGCCGCCGATGGTGGACAACCTCCGGTTCTTCGCCGGGGCGTCCCGGGTGCTGGAGGGCAAGGCGTCCGCCGAGTACATGGCCGACCACACCTCCTCGGTCCGGCGGGAGCCGATCGGGGTGTGCGCGCAGGTGACGCCCTGGAACTACCCGATGATGATGGCGGTCTGGAAGATCGGGCCGGCGCTGGCGACGGGCAACACCGTGGTGCTCAAGCCGTCCGAGACGACCCCGGCGAGCACGCTGATGCTGGCGGAGATCGCGGCGGAGTTCCTGCCCCCGGGCGTCTTCAACGTGGTCTGCGGCGACCGCGGCACCGGGCGCTCGCTGGTGGAGCACCCGACGCCGCAGATGGTGTCGATCACCGGGAGCGTGCGGGCCGGCATGGAGGTCGCCGCGTCGGCGGCCAAGGACCTCAAGCGGGTGCACCTGGAGCTCGGCGGCAAGGCGCCGGTGGTCGTGTTCGACGACGCCGACGTCGAGGCGGCGGCGACGGGCATCGCCGAGGCCGGGTACTTCAACGCGGGCCAGGACTGCACGGCGGCCACCCGCGTGCTGGTCGCCGAGCGGCTGCACGGGGAGTTCACCGAGGCGCTGGCCGAGGCCGCCAAGGGGACGGTCGTCGGGCCTCCCAGCGACGCCGACGCCTTCTACGGGCCGGTGAACAGCGCGAACCAGCTGGAGCGCGTTCAGGGCTTCATCGAGCGGGCGCCCAGCCACGCGAAGGTCCTCGCCGGCGGAGAGCGCGTGGGGGACCGTGGCTACTTCTTCGCACCGACCGTTGTGGACGGCCTCAAGCAGGACGACGAGATGGTGCAGAACGAGGTCTTCGGCCCTGTCATCACCGTCCAGAGCTTCTCGGACGAGGCTCAGGCACTGGAGTGGGCCAACGGCGTCAAGTACGGTCTCGCCGCCAGTGTGTGGACGCAGAACCACGGCCGTGCCATGCGCATGAGCAAGGCACTGGACTTCGGTGCCGTGTGGGTCAACACCCACATCCCGCTGGTGTCGGAGATGCCGCACGGCGGCTTCAAGCACTCCGGCTACGGCAAGGACATGTCGATGTACGGAATCGAGGACTACACCCGCGTCAAGCACGTCATGCACTACATCGGCGGCTGA
- a CDS encoding Lrp/AsnC family transcriptional regulator: MERAPRVQLDETAKQIIEQLQQDGRRSYAAIGKAVGLSEAAVRQRVQKLLDTGVMQIVGVTDPLMLGFHRQMMIGVRCEGDLEKTADELAALDEIDYVVITAGSFDILLELVCEDDDRLLELLGRIRAIPGVVSTESFVYLKLRKQTYSWGTR; the protein is encoded by the coding sequence ATGGAACGGGCACCCCGCGTCCAGCTCGACGAGACAGCCAAGCAGATCATCGAGCAGCTCCAGCAGGACGGCCGCCGCTCCTACGCCGCCATCGGCAAGGCCGTGGGCCTCTCCGAGGCCGCCGTCCGCCAGCGCGTGCAGAAGCTCCTCGACACCGGGGTCATGCAGATCGTCGGCGTCACCGACCCGCTCATGCTCGGATTCCATCGCCAAATGATGATCGGTGTCAGGTGCGAAGGCGACCTGGAGAAGACCGCCGACGAACTCGCGGCCCTGGACGAGATCGACTACGTCGTGATCACCGCGGGCTCGTTCGACATCCTCCTGGAACTCGTCTGCGAGGACGACGATCGTCTTCTGGAACTTCTCGGCCGTATCCGCGCCATCCCGGGCGTCGTCTCCACCGAGAGCTTCGTATACCTCAAACTTCGCAAACAGACCTACTCCTGGGGAACCCGCTGA
- a CDS encoding type II toxin -antitoxin system TacA 1-like antitoxin, which yields MPESVRQDLPADPADDHIAFRTTAEQFLVIRAAAELIGWSVTDFVLSAALDRAERDLYEHAAAQEPAESAPDPIPPYTALLLAMP from the coding sequence ATGCCCGAGTCGGTTCGCCAGGACCTTCCGGCCGATCCCGCCGACGATCACATCGCCTTCCGGACCACCGCGGAGCAGTTCCTCGTGATCCGCGCGGCGGCCGAGCTGATCGGCTGGTCGGTCACCGACTTCGTCCTGTCAGCCGCCCTGGACCGCGCCGAACGCGACCTCTACGAACACGCGGCCGCCCAAGAACCGGCGGAGTCCGCCCCCGACCCGATCCCTCCCTACACGGCCCTGCTGCTGGCCATGCCCTGA
- a CDS encoding HIT family protein, producing the protein MGEPVTKACLFCEIIKGERPAHVVLDAPDAMAFLDARPLFKGHTLLVPRTHYETLTDLPEDLIGPFFAQAQRLAKAMESVLEAAGSFVAMNNRISQSVPHLHVHVVPRNPKDGLRGFFWPRQKYASDSEAATYATRLTKALQP; encoded by the coding sequence ATGGGTGAACCTGTGACCAAGGCGTGCCTGTTCTGCGAAATCATCAAGGGAGAGCGGCCCGCGCACGTCGTGCTGGACGCGCCGGACGCGATGGCGTTCCTCGACGCCCGGCCCTTGTTCAAGGGACACACACTGCTGGTCCCTCGGACGCACTACGAGACGCTTACGGATCTGCCCGAGGACCTTATCGGGCCGTTCTTCGCGCAAGCCCAACGCCTTGCGAAAGCGATGGAATCCGTCCTCGAAGCAGCGGGCTCCTTCGTAGCCATGAACAACCGGATCAGCCAGAGCGTCCCCCACCTGCACGTACACGTGGTTCCCCGCAACCCCAAGGACGGCCTCCGCGGCTTCTTCTGGCCGCGCCAGAAATACGCCTCCGACTCCGAAGCCGCCACCTACGCAACCCGCCTAACCAAAGCACTCCAGCCCTAA
- a CDS encoding ATP-binding cassette domain-containing protein, which translates to MRLERVAFRYRRRDPWVFRDVTVSLPEGSVTEVTGHNGAGKSTLLRVMAGLRRPRAGAVKDRPARVGYAPERFPVDQPFSVRAYLGHMAAIRRVPAAACDVWAERLSFDHLLDVRLSELSKGSAQKIGLAQALMADPELLILDEPFAGLDAATRDSLPELISEFASRGSTVVVSDHQRCIEAMPGVDRLHVANGTVTALSSEGASHWTVLEVEVPEDEADTLETKLRADGYRVRRREQ; encoded by the coding sequence ATGCGGCTGGAGCGTGTCGCCTTTCGTTATCGGCGCCGGGACCCCTGGGTGTTCCGGGACGTCACGGTGTCGCTTCCGGAGGGAAGCGTGACCGAGGTGACCGGTCACAACGGCGCGGGGAAGTCCACGCTGCTCCGTGTGATGGCCGGCCTGCGCAGACCACGAGCGGGCGCCGTCAAAGACCGTCCCGCACGAGTGGGGTATGCGCCGGAGCGGTTTCCGGTCGACCAGCCGTTCAGCGTCCGGGCCTACCTGGGCCACATGGCGGCCATACGGCGCGTCCCTGCGGCGGCCTGCGACGTCTGGGCGGAGCGGCTGAGCTTCGACCACCTCCTCGATGTCCGGCTGTCCGAGCTGTCGAAGGGCAGCGCTCAGAAGATCGGGCTCGCGCAGGCGCTGATGGCGGACCCGGAACTGCTGATCCTGGACGAGCCCTTCGCGGGCCTGGACGCCGCCACGCGCGACTCGCTGCCCGAGCTGATCTCCGAGTTCGCCTCGCGCGGCTCCACGGTCGTCGTCAGCGACCATCAGCGTTGCATCGAGGCGATGCCCGGCGTCGACCGCCTGCACGTCGCCAACGGCACCGTTACTGCACTGTCCTCCGAAGGCGCCAGTCACTGGACCGTCCTGGAGGTCGAGGTGCCCGAGGACGAGGCCGACACCCTGGAGACGAAGCTGAGGGCCGACGGCTACCGGGTGCGGAGGCGCGAACAATGA
- a CDS encoding DUF1963 domain-containing protein, with translation MDPFAAQYRRLRALFDSFLEPEITAILLPLIKPGLRLSTCGEVPVHLGGTPLLPPGEPWPTWNGRPLDFLGAIDFAVLAGLPKVSGLPACRAAFYYATEIPRPWGDEPGQRDGWRVFTGALRPVTPPTGTLLYPQTTLGAAPFLSLPSPQEAVIQRLEMVWDGIVPVYEQLHAAWTRHTCPDDAPAHQLGGWPTLVQRPLGPDCLYASTGRTLNSLNPPALTPDEQRAVEEWHLLLQLDSDDRLGWYWGDPGRIYFCNRRDTPLEQTWLTVQAA, from the coding sequence ATGGACCCCTTCGCCGCACAGTACCGACGGCTCCGAGCCCTGTTCGACTCCTTCCTCGAGCCTGAGATCACGGCCATCCTGCTCCCCCTGATCAAGCCCGGGCTGCGCCTCTCCACCTGCGGTGAGGTGCCCGTCCACCTCGGAGGCACCCCACTGCTGCCGCCGGGCGAGCCATGGCCGACGTGGAACGGCCGCCCACTCGACTTCTTAGGGGCGATCGACTTCGCGGTCCTCGCCGGCCTCCCGAAGGTCTCCGGCCTGCCGGCCTGCCGCGCCGCGTTCTACTACGCGACCGAAATCCCCCGTCCATGGGGCGACGAACCTGGCCAACGCGACGGCTGGCGCGTCTTCACCGGCGCCCTTCGCCCTGTGACCCCGCCGACGGGCACCCTGCTCTACCCGCAGACCACGCTGGGCGCCGCGCCGTTCCTCTCCCTGCCCTCTCCCCAGGAGGCCGTCATCCAGCGGCTGGAGATGGTTTGGGACGGCATCGTGCCCGTGTACGAACAATTGCACGCCGCCTGGACGCGTCACACCTGCCCGGACGATGCACCCGCCCACCAACTGGGCGGCTGGCCGACCCTCGTCCAGCGTCCCCTAGGCCCCGACTGCCTGTACGCCTCGACCGGCCGCACCCTGAACTCCCTCAACCCACCGGCCCTCACGCCGGACGAACAACGCGCGGTCGAGGAGTGGCACCTCCTCCTCCAACTCGACTCCGACGACCGCCTCGGCTGGTACTGGGGCGACCCGGGCCGCATCTACTTCTGCAATCGCCGCGACACACCTTTGGAGCAAACATGGCTAACCGTCCAGGCCGCGTAA
- a CDS encoding DivIVA domain-containing protein → MKTGTRLPVVLRGYDRAQVDALLKRISQALNGGPPMSADEVRQVRFTTVLRGYDHRAVDELLRECIRELQARAPIGERPGRTRAQPAWLINWIQNARFSGAGLRPGYDVRDVDAFLERVIAGLRGVAPPVTARDVRESAFRAVRFGPGYDEQEVDRFLLQLAAALER, encoded by the coding sequence GTGAAGACGGGTACACGGCTGCCGGTGGTCTTGAGGGGCTATGACCGGGCCCAGGTCGACGCCCTGCTCAAACGGATATCGCAGGCACTGAACGGCGGACCGCCGATGTCCGCGGACGAGGTGCGCCAGGTCCGCTTCACCACCGTCCTGCGCGGCTACGACCACCGCGCCGTGGACGAGCTGCTCCGCGAGTGCATCAGGGAGCTCCAGGCCCGGGCGCCGATCGGGGAACGTCCCGGCCGCACCCGCGCCCAGCCGGCCTGGCTGATCAACTGGATCCAGAACGCGCGGTTCTCCGGCGCCGGCCTGCGCCCCGGCTACGACGTGCGGGACGTGGACGCCTTTCTCGAGCGCGTGATCGCCGGCCTGCGCGGCGTGGCGCCGCCCGTGACTGCCCGCGACGTGCGGGAGAGCGCGTTCCGGGCGGTCCGGTTCGGCCCCGGCTACGACGAGCAGGAGGTCGACCGCTTCCTGCTGCAACTCGCCGCCGCCCTCGAACGCTGA
- the rlmN gene encoding 23S rRNA (adenine(2503)-C(2))-methyltransferase RlmN → MSTTQPSATGAAPKKTPAKLVFAAPRRGKPPRHLADLTTAERREAVAALGEKPFRADQLSRHYFARLVDDPAKMTDLPATVRDRLVSELLPSLLTPVREMDCDGGTTLKTVWKAFDGVLFESVLMRYPDRATMCVSSQAGCGMNCPFCATGQAGLTRNLSTAEIVEQVAAGARALASGRVPGGQGRVSNIVFMGMGEPLANYKAVIGAVRRITDPAPAGLGISQRSVTVSTVGLVPAIEKLAAEDMSVRLAVSLHAPDDELRDDLVPINNRWKVSEVLDAAWAYAERSGRRVSIEYALIKDVNDQAWRADLLGRLLRGHLVHVNLIPLNPTPGSKWTASRPEDEREFVRRLEAHGVPVTVRDTRGREIDGACGQLAAATKD, encoded by the coding sequence ATGTCTACCACCCAGCCCTCCGCGACCGGTGCCGCGCCCAAGAAGACCCCGGCGAAGCTCGTCTTCGCCGCACCAAGGCGCGGCAAGCCGCCGAGGCATCTCGCCGACCTCACAACGGCCGAGCGTCGCGAGGCGGTCGCCGCGCTGGGGGAGAAGCCGTTCCGCGCCGACCAGCTGTCGCGCCACTACTTCGCGCGCCTGGTGGACGACCCCGCCAAGATGACGGACCTGCCGGCCACCGTCCGGGATCGCCTCGTGTCCGAGTTGCTGCCCTCGCTGCTGACTCCAGTACGCGAGATGGACTGCGACGGCGGGACGACTCTCAAGACGGTCTGGAAAGCCTTCGACGGCGTCCTGTTCGAGTCGGTCCTGATGCGGTATCCGGACCGGGCGACGATGTGCGTCTCGTCGCAGGCGGGCTGCGGCATGAACTGCCCCTTCTGCGCGACCGGTCAGGCCGGGCTCACCCGCAACCTTTCCACGGCCGAGATAGTCGAGCAGGTCGCCGCGGGCGCGCGCGCTCTCGCAAGCGGACGCGTCCCAGGGGGCCAGGGACGCGTCTCCAACATTGTCTTCATGGGCATGGGCGAGCCCTTGGCCAACTACAAGGCCGTGATAGGCGCGGTCAGGCGCATCACCGATCCGGCACCCGCCGGGCTGGGCATCTCTCAGCGTTCGGTCACGGTCTCCACGGTCGGGCTCGTCCCCGCCATCGAGAAGCTCGCCGCCGAGGACATGTCGGTCAGGCTTGCGGTGTCCCTGCACGCGCCCGACGACGAGCTGCGCGACGACCTCGTGCCCATCAACAACCGGTGGAAGGTCTCCGAGGTGCTGGACGCCGCCTGGGCCTATGCCGAGCGCAGCGGGCGCCGCGTCTCGATCGAGTACGCCCTCATCAAGGACGTCAACGACCAGGCCTGGCGGGCTGATCTTCTCGGAAGGCTCTTGCGCGGGCATCTCGTACACGTCAATCTGATCCCGTTGAACCCAACGCCGGGTTCCAAGTGGACCGCCTCCCGGCCCGAGGACGAGCGCGAGTTCGTCCGGCGCCTGGAGGCCCACGGGGTCCCGGTCACGGTGCGCGACACTCGGGGCAGGGAGATCGACGGGGCCTGCGGGCAGCTGGCCGCGGCGACCAAGGACTGA
- a CDS encoding suppressor of fused domain protein translates to MSVLRRGAASPQGSAATVVHAAASPYGSRRLTVETDGEVTAAYLKDARDSVIGAVWIANHREAPPDLDRSRLDAGRAPLLPESHVRHPAGRPALAPETLEVVWFEEGDGVALLEEGGLLAVIPGWSDMGRGIPGYARDATLQSPFAFPLDEEIEDFGPRVDQAREHWKRCRADGSWAEFQQSILGHLLQRLGPSGHYWHDVGRQLANGRPNVAPTVGVSERPARGDRKFTVLSTVGMSRQRMPTVELYEDDVAPYGRIELAVASTLPSQRSGSIFPWLAQYPWRSVTWFAPGDVVKWYHEARTFPLGNGESSWEGVLLLDDPNRLAGPEAPGMTGLTLSGDAVRWLWLVPITGEEHRFAKSEGSDALIRRLAQQGRSWVVS, encoded by the coding sequence ATGTCGGTATTGCGTAGGGGCGCCGCCTCGCCCCAGGGGTCCGCGGCCACGGTCGTCCACGCGGCGGCCAGCCCGTACGGCAGCCGGCGGCTCACCGTCGAGACCGACGGCGAGGTCACCGCGGCCTACCTGAAGGACGCGCGAGACTCGGTGATCGGGGCGGTCTGGATCGCGAACCATCGCGAAGCCCCACCGGATCTGGACCGGTCGCGACTCGACGCGGGCCGCGCCCCTCTCCTGCCGGAATCCCATGTGCGCCACCCCGCGGGACGCCCAGCGCTGGCACCGGAAACGCTGGAGGTCGTCTGGTTCGAGGAGGGCGACGGTGTGGCGCTCCTGGAGGAGGGCGGCCTGCTGGCGGTGATCCCCGGATGGTCCGACATGGGGCGTGGCATCCCCGGCTACGCTCGCGACGCCACACTGCAGAGCCCGTTCGCCTTCCCTCTGGACGAGGAGATCGAGGACTTCGGACCGCGCGTCGACCAGGCGCGCGAGCACTGGAAGAGGTGCCGCGCGGACGGCTCCTGGGCGGAGTTCCAGCAGTCGATTCTCGGCCACCTCCTGCAGCGCCTGGGTCCCAGTGGCCACTACTGGCACGACGTCGGACGCCAGTTGGCGAACGGAAGGCCGAACGTGGCCCCGACGGTAGGGGTCTCGGAACGACCCGCAAGGGGTGACCGGAAGTTCACCGTTCTGAGCACGGTCGGGATGAGCCGCCAGCGGATGCCCACGGTCGAACTGTACGAAGATGACGTCGCCCCATACGGACGCATTGAGCTGGCGGTTGCCAGCACCCTGCCCAGCCAGCGGTCCGGCAGCATCTTCCCTTGGCTGGCGCAGTATCCGTGGCGTTCGGTGACGTGGTTCGCTCCTGGGGACGTCGTCAAGTGGTACCACGAGGCGCGCACGTTCCCCCTCGGCAATGGCGAGTCGTCGTGGGAGGGAGTGCTTCTCCTAGACGACCCGAACCGTCTCGCGGGTCCTGAGGCGCCTGGCATGACCGGCCTGACACTCAGCGGCGACGCCGTCCGATGGCTCTGGCTCGTGCCCATCACGGGCGAGGAGCACAGGTTCGCCAAGAGCGAGGGATCCGACGCGCTCATCCGGCGGCTGGCCCAGCAGGGCCGTTCGTGGGTCGTCTCTTAG